A region of uncultured Carboxylicivirga sp. DNA encodes the following proteins:
- a CDS encoding T9SS type A sorting domain-containing protein, producing MKSNSTSFKTLKKITIIFLLTLVMASCYVIRVIYQPKTVEPNSTFDVTLVVEMQDGQTVNEPDKLARIGILIPDGWTVQEPITAYKVAKEGTTGTNDEGTIRYSQAQVDGIEALDEGAYAAPEGYHWWGGVSDANMNFAELDSAYLTATIVTDDKVGDFQLRYVIGDGDSKIIGDNGDGGFYDITVSNTPTGVKKDQIGKVKLYPNPVKDQLSVELSDFSADATIQILNSVGATVMKSQSVSQINQFDLSALTNGMYFVVVESNGNKKCEKILLQK from the coding sequence ATGAAATCCAATTCTACATCTTTCAAAACACTTAAGAAAATAACCATTATTTTCTTACTAACTCTGGTAATGGCTAGTTGCTATGTAATCAGAGTAATTTACCAACCCAAAACGGTAGAGCCTAATAGTACTTTTGATGTCACTCTTGTTGTTGAAATGCAGGATGGTCAAACGGTTAATGAACCGGATAAGTTGGCACGTATTGGAATTTTAATTCCTGACGGTTGGACTGTGCAGGAACCCATTACAGCTTATAAAGTTGCTAAAGAAGGTACTACAGGTACTAATGACGAAGGTACCATACGTTATAGTCAGGCCCAGGTTGATGGTATTGAGGCATTGGATGAAGGTGCTTATGCAGCCCCGGAAGGATATCATTGGTGGGGCGGTGTTTCAGATGCGAATATGAATTTTGCTGAATTAGATTCTGCTTATTTGACAGCTACGATTGTTACTGATGATAAGGTTGGTGATTTCCAACTTAGATATGTGATTGGAGACGGAGATTCGAAAATCATTGGTGACAATGGTGATGGTGGTTTCTATGATATTACAGTTTCGAACACACCAACCGGTGTTAAAAAAGATCAGATAGGAAAAGTGAAATTATATCCCAATCCTGTTAAAGATCAATTGTCGGTAGAACTTTCTGATTTTTCTGCAGATGCTACGATACAAATTCTTAATAGTGTTGGAGCAACAGTAATGAAATCTCAATCTGTATCGCAAATCAATCAGTTTGATTTATCTGCCCTGACAAATGGAATGTATTTCGTTGTTGTTGAAAGCAACGGTAATAAAAAATGTGAGAAAATTCTTTTACAGAAATAG
- a CDS encoding GH92 family glycosyl hydrolase, translated as MTIRITYILLLFAIFSSCSNERASDKDYASLVNPFIGASTNIDAAGAYHGLGKTFPGAVVPFGMVQVSPNTITGGDNGSGYSYEHKTIEGFAMTQMSGVGWNGDLGNFLVMPATGELKTSSGKEDNPDKGYRSRYSKESEHASAGYYTVVLDDYKVKAEMTATTHCGFYRFTFPENEEARIQIDLARRVGGTSTRQYVKVVNENTIEGWMYCPPNGGGWGNGDGKADYKVYFYAQFDKPLNEYGVWKAHIPDDWNRKNEDVASERYQDQIAKAEIVKSPDEIEGKHLGFFTNFSTKQDEQVLLRTGISFVSIDGARKNLEAEINDWNFDKVKDKAHEAWNDALLKIEVEGGTKYQQTVFYTALYHTMIDPRTFEDVDNRYIGGDGKVHYSKNFTKRTIFSGWDVFRSQFPLQTIINPSVVNDMINSLLTLSEESGNGYFERWEMLNSYSSCMIGNPAISVLTDAYLKGIRNYDINAAYKTALATCERSGNEHLGFTVRCDSIDSGSAGFAINEYSISNTLELSYTEWCFAQIAKSIYHTDDFEKYSALSKSYQNVFDKEVGWFRAKNADGSWQEWPEKGRLQDWHGTVECNPYQQGWFVPHDVEGMVDLMGGTERTLEDLKNFFEKSPEDLKWNDYYNHANEPVHHVPYLFNRLGAPWLTQKWTRLICERGYKNKVEGLVGNEDVGQMSAWYVLSAIGMHPVCPGDMRMELTSPVFDKVTIHLDEEYASGKTFVINSKNNSQQNMFIKSALLNGEPYKQCYISFEQLKKGGQLDFEMIDTPNKDWGQ; from the coding sequence ATGACAATTAGAATAACATACATACTATTACTATTTGCAATTTTTTCATCCTGCTCCAACGAAAGGGCAAGTGACAAAGACTATGCATCATTGGTTAATCCATTTATTGGCGCCAGCACAAATATTGATGCAGCAGGTGCTTATCACGGATTAGGAAAAACTTTTCCGGGTGCTGTTGTACCTTTTGGAATGGTTCAGGTTAGTCCTAATACCATTACAGGTGGAGATAATGGTTCGGGATATAGCTATGAGCATAAAACCATTGAGGGATTTGCCATGACTCAAATGAGTGGTGTTGGCTGGAATGGTGATTTGGGTAATTTTTTGGTGATGCCTGCAACAGGTGAATTAAAAACTTCTTCTGGTAAAGAGGATAATCCGGACAAAGGATATCGTTCCCGTTATTCAAAGGAATCAGAGCATGCGTCAGCCGGATACTACACTGTAGTATTGGACGATTATAAAGTAAAGGCTGAAATGACAGCGACGACACATTGCGGTTTTTATCGTTTTACTTTTCCCGAAAATGAGGAAGCGCGCATTCAGATTGATCTGGCTCGCAGAGTGGGAGGCACATCAACACGTCAGTATGTAAAAGTGGTTAATGAAAATACAATTGAAGGCTGGATGTATTGTCCTCCAAATGGTGGAGGATGGGGCAATGGAGATGGCAAGGCTGATTATAAAGTATATTTCTATGCTCAGTTTGATAAGCCTTTAAATGAATATGGAGTCTGGAAAGCTCATATACCTGATGATTGGAATCGGAAGAATGAAGATGTTGCTTCCGAACGATATCAGGATCAGATTGCGAAAGCAGAAATTGTAAAAAGCCCGGATGAAATTGAAGGGAAGCATTTGGGCTTTTTTACAAATTTCTCTACAAAACAGGATGAACAAGTGCTTTTGCGAACAGGTATTTCATTCGTTAGTATAGATGGTGCCAGAAAAAATCTGGAAGCTGAAATTAATGACTGGAATTTTGATAAAGTTAAAGATAAAGCCCATGAGGCCTGGAATGATGCATTATTGAAGATTGAAGTAGAAGGTGGAACCAAATATCAGCAGACGGTATTTTATACTGCTTTGTATCATACAATGATAGATCCAAGGACTTTTGAGGATGTTGATAACAGATACATTGGCGGAGATGGGAAAGTACATTATTCAAAGAATTTTACCAAGCGAACCATCTTCAGTGGATGGGATGTTTTTAGAAGCCAGTTTCCATTACAGACCATCATCAATCCTTCGGTTGTTAACGATATGATTAACTCATTATTAACCTTGTCGGAAGAATCGGGTAATGGATATTTTGAACGTTGGGAAATGCTGAATTCCTATAGTAGCTGTATGATTGGTAATCCTGCTATTTCGGTTCTGACAGATGCTTATCTGAAAGGTATCAGGAACTATGATATTAATGCCGCCTATAAAACTGCATTGGCAACCTGTGAACGAAGTGGTAATGAACACCTCGGTTTTACGGTTCGATGCGATTCAATAGATAGTGGAAGTGCCGGTTTTGCCATTAATGAATATTCCATTTCTAATACGCTTGAATTAAGCTATACCGAGTGGTGTTTTGCACAAATTGCTAAATCGATTTATCATACCGATGACTTTGAGAAGTATTCAGCCTTATCAAAAAGTTATCAGAATGTATTTGATAAAGAGGTGGGATGGTTCAGAGCAAAAAATGCTGATGGATCGTGGCAGGAATGGCCGGAGAAGGGAAGACTTCAGGATTGGCATGGCACAGTGGAGTGTAACCCGTATCAACAAGGTTGGTTTGTTCCGCATGATGTTGAAGGAATGGTTGATTTGATGGGTGGAACAGAAAGGACTTTGGAGGATCTGAAAAATTTCTTTGAAAAATCACCGGAAGACCTCAAGTGGAATGATTATTACAATCATGCTAATGAACCGGTTCATCATGTACCCTACTTATTTAACCGATTGGGTGCACCCTGGTTAACTCAGAAATGGACTCGTTTGATTTGTGAAAGAGGTTACAAGAATAAGGTGGAAGGTTTGGTTGGTAACGAAGATGTTGGTCAGATGTCGGCCTGGTATGTTTTATCGGCTATTGGCATGCATCCTGTTTGTCCTGGAGATATGCGAATGGAATTAACCAGTCCGGTTTTTGACAAGGTCACCATTCATTTGGATGAAGAATATGCATCGGGTAAGACTTTTGTAATTAACAGCAAAAATAACAGTCAGCAAAACATGTTTATCAAATCTGCCTTGCTGAATGGCGAACCATATAAACAATGTTACATCAGTTTTGAACAACTTAAAAAAGGAGGTCAGCTTGACTTTGAAATGATTGATACACCTAATAAAGATTGGGGACAATAA
- a CDS encoding glycoside hydrolase family 38 C-terminal domain-containing protein, protein MNSTGRYNLILVVLFVLIQSGFAQDAWFTDGYHGGVYGHYPHWQAKFMVDKLNQYADWAINLEIEPETWDSVFISDKKNFIRFQKYYANEGHKGRIEFVNPSYAQPYCYNISGESIIRQFQYGMAKTVKYFPEATFTTYACEEPCFTSCLPQILKGLGYEYAVLRNPNTCWGGYTSSFGKDLVNWIGPDGTEILAVPRYACEELSNESTWQTDSWTNSNQFIETCFENGIQYPVGMCFQDAGWDGGPWGNKYQPTHYTTWTEYFKMVEHKVKPTDWHFTVEDVKPGLVWGAQVLQKIAQQVRTAENHIVMAEKLAVLDYVYGKKPWLQADFDEAWRTLMLAQHHDCWIVPYNGKPNDTWAHKVTRWTATTNRVSEKVKTELFKQDKVKTDSNSEKLLVRVYNTLAHHQNKMVSLLLNEDLQQSHLEVYTMKGDKLPSQIYTDQEGDRCIAFMAVVPSMGYETFEIRKVNSGNHQIEKCKEYSGTLKIKTNYYEIEFDADKGGCITSLVDKSNNDRQLLLPGRYLNNLKGFFYNENQFHNGFESKAKVTVVEDGAVFVKVKVENEIAGNKYQQFITISKYNPIIDFDLHIDWNGQPGIGAYDHSQNYRAEDRRKAFYNDACKLHVEFPLAKVGKRLFKNAPFDVFESELNNTLYSSWDSIKHNVILNWVDLTDSKSEYGVSLFTDHTTSYLHSDDLSLGLTVNYIGKGLWGRDYGVDGSTRMHYALMAHHDDWEEAGIEHLSNEWNEPMIASIIDNKEDVISESLFEVDDQNLHVSSMIIDGEDLIIRFFSTSSNNDEKVIKWNCVADEIELTDLNNKKQKQLKPEYEKSQMITYLKLPQFGIQTMRLTNVRTNKNDN, encoded by the coding sequence TTGAACAGTACTGGTAGATATAATCTGATTCTCGTTGTGTTGTTTGTTCTGATTCAATCAGGATTTGCACAGGATGCCTGGTTTACCGATGGTTATCATGGTGGTGTATATGGACATTATCCTCATTGGCAGGCAAAATTCATGGTTGATAAATTGAATCAATATGCTGATTGGGCCATTAATCTTGAAATTGAGCCCGAAACATGGGATTCTGTATTTATCAGTGATAAAAAGAATTTTATCAGATTTCAGAAGTATTACGCTAATGAAGGACATAAAGGTCGCATTGAATTTGTAAATCCTTCGTATGCTCAACCATATTGTTATAATATATCTGGAGAAAGTATTATTCGCCAGTTTCAGTATGGAATGGCTAAAACAGTGAAGTATTTTCCTGAAGCTACCTTTACGACTTATGCTTGTGAAGAACCCTGTTTTACGAGTTGCCTGCCACAAATATTGAAGGGGCTTGGTTACGAATATGCAGTATTACGCAATCCTAATACATGTTGGGGAGGTTATACAAGCTCATTCGGTAAGGATTTGGTTAATTGGATCGGTCCTGATGGCACCGAAATATTAGCCGTACCTCGCTATGCCTGTGAGGAATTGTCAAATGAATCAACCTGGCAAACAGACTCATGGACCAACTCGAATCAATTCATAGAAACATGTTTTGAGAATGGAATACAATATCCTGTGGGTATGTGTTTTCAGGATGCAGGATGGGATGGAGGTCCTTGGGGTAACAAATATCAACCAACGCATTATACTACCTGGACGGAATATTTTAAAATGGTTGAGCATAAGGTTAAACCAACTGACTGGCATTTTACCGTCGAAGATGTTAAGCCTGGTTTGGTTTGGGGAGCCCAGGTGCTGCAGAAGATTGCGCAACAGGTAAGGACAGCTGAGAACCATATTGTGATGGCCGAAAAGCTGGCTGTACTGGATTATGTGTATGGTAAGAAACCCTGGTTACAGGCTGATTTTGATGAAGCCTGGCGAACCTTAATGCTGGCTCAGCATCACGACTGCTGGATTGTACCTTACAATGGTAAACCTAATGATACATGGGCCCATAAAGTGACCAGATGGACTGCTACAACTAATAGGGTTTCAGAAAAAGTAAAAACGGAACTATTTAAGCAAGATAAAGTAAAAACCGACTCGAATTCTGAAAAGCTTTTGGTTCGTGTTTATAATACTTTGGCTCATCATCAAAATAAAATGGTTTCATTGTTATTAAATGAAGATCTGCAACAGTCCCATCTTGAGGTCTATACAATGAAGGGTGATAAATTGCCAAGTCAGATTTATACAGATCAAGAGGGTGACAGATGTATAGCATTTATGGCAGTGGTACCTTCCATGGGTTATGAGACTTTTGAAATCAGAAAGGTCAATTCTGGTAATCATCAGATAGAAAAGTGTAAAGAATATTCAGGTACACTCAAGATTAAAACCAACTATTATGAGATTGAATTTGATGCGGATAAGGGAGGTTGTATCACAAGCTTAGTTGATAAATCAAATAATGATAGACAATTGCTTCTTCCCGGAAGGTATCTGAATAACCTCAAAGGATTCTTCTACAACGAAAATCAGTTCCATAATGGATTTGAATCGAAAGCAAAAGTTACTGTAGTTGAAGATGGTGCAGTGTTTGTAAAGGTGAAGGTTGAGAATGAAATTGCAGGGAATAAATATCAGCAGTTTATCACCATCAGTAAATACAACCCAATCATTGATTTCGATTTACATATTGATTGGAATGGTCAGCCAGGAATCGGAGCTTATGACCATAGCCAAAACTATCGGGCTGAAGATCGACGAAAGGCATTTTATAACGATGCCTGTAAATTACACGTTGAGTTTCCTTTGGCCAAAGTGGGAAAACGACTATTTAAAAATGCACCGTTTGATGTATTTGAAAGTGAGTTGAATAATACATTGTATTCGTCGTGGGATAGTATCAAACACAATGTTATTCTTAATTGGGTTGATTTAACCGATAGCAAGAGTGAGTATGGGGTTTCGTTATTTACTGATCACACAACATCTTACTTGCATTCTGATGACTTATCCCTTGGATTAACAGTGAATTATATAGGAAAGGGGTTGTGGGGGAGAGACTATGGAGTGGATGGTTCAACCCGAATGCATTATGCATTGATGGCACACCATGACGATTGGGAAGAAGCCGGAATAGAGCATTTAAGTAATGAGTGGAACGAACCAATGATAGCTTCAATTATTGACAATAAAGAGGATGTTATTTCAGAAAGTTTATTCGAAGTAGATGATCAGAATCTTCATGTTTCGTCTATGATTATTGATGGTGAAGATTTGATTATCCGCTTTTTTAGCACATCATCAAATAATGATGAAAAAGTGATCAAATGGAATTGTGTGGCTGATGAAATAGAATTGACAGATCTGAATAATAAAAAACAGAAACAACTAAAGCCAGAATATGAAAAGAGCCAGATGATTACCTATTTAAAACTGCCACAATTTGGAATTCAGACAATGAGATTAACAAATGTAAGAACAAACAAGAATGACAATTAG
- a CDS encoding SGNH/GDSL hydrolase family protein, which yields MRLPKIFALILLIAITHQVMAQNSIPKFKEGERVVFVGNSITHGGHYHSFIWLYYITQFPDMPITIMNAGIGGDTAWDIEERLEQDVFSKHPTYMTMTFGMNDVGYFDFYKDNAQEIAAKQIKRSFESFQKIEERMQEASDVTKVLIGGSPYDETSKIENQIFPTKDAALQKVIDFQKKSAAKNNWGFVDFHGPMLEINQREQAKDSLFALCGGDRIHPDNNGHMVMAYLFLKAQGMIGNKVADIEIDGRKKETVKSDNCFISDVKSGDDQINFMYLAKALPYPMDSIPKGWGSKNSQKDACKLLPIMEDINQEQLKVTNLKKGYYNLVIDGIKIKRFSNEELQNGINMAECENTPQYMQAYKILLLNEERFEIEKRFRDYAWMNFSFLQDKGLALADNKAALDSITSNWENGFIRGNFGAYERARNPEIRKIWQKQMDDIVSEMYELAQPKLHKIELIRVN from the coding sequence ATGAGATTGCCTAAGATTTTTGCTTTGATACTTTTAATTGCCATTACTCATCAGGTTATGGCTCAGAATTCTATTCCTAAATTTAAAGAAGGAGAACGGGTTGTTTTTGTGGGTAATAGTATTACACATGGCGGCCATTATCACTCCTTTATTTGGTTGTATTACATAACTCAATTTCCAGATATGCCTATTACCATCATGAATGCTGGTATTGGTGGTGATACAGCCTGGGATATTGAGGAACGACTGGAACAGGATGTTTTTAGTAAGCATCCTACTTATATGACCATGACTTTTGGTATGAATGATGTTGGCTACTTCGATTTTTATAAAGATAATGCCCAGGAAATAGCTGCTAAACAGATTAAGAGATCATTTGAAAGCTTTCAGAAAATTGAGGAGCGAATGCAAGAGGCATCTGATGTTACAAAAGTTTTGATCGGTGGATCACCTTATGACGAAACTTCAAAGATTGAAAACCAGATATTTCCAACTAAAGATGCAGCCTTACAAAAAGTGATTGATTTTCAAAAGAAATCGGCTGCTAAGAATAATTGGGGTTTTGTTGATTTTCATGGTCCAATGCTGGAAATTAATCAACGGGAACAAGCTAAGGATTCGTTGTTTGCATTGTGCGGTGGCGATCGGATTCATCCTGACAATAATGGTCATATGGTGATGGCTTATTTGTTTTTGAAAGCTCAGGGAATGATAGGAAACAAAGTAGCTGACATTGAAATAGACGGACGTAAAAAAGAGACTGTTAAATCAGATAATTGCTTTATCTCTGATGTTAAATCAGGTGATGATCAAATCAACTTTATGTATTTGGCTAAGGCTCTTCCATATCCAATGGATTCAATACCTAAAGGCTGGGGAAGTAAAAATTCACAAAAAGATGCCTGTAAGTTATTACCTATTATGGAGGATATAAATCAGGAACAATTAAAGGTGACTAATCTAAAGAAAGGGTACTACAATTTAGTGATTGACGGGATAAAGATAAAACGTTTTAGCAATGAGGAATTGCAAAATGGTATCAATATGGCTGAGTGTGAAAATACTCCACAATATATGCAGGCTTATAAAATATTACTGCTGAATGAAGAACGCTTTGAGATAGAGAAGAGATTTAGAGATTATGCCTGGATGAATTTCTCATTTCTTCAGGATAAGGGATTAGCTCTTGCTGATAATAAAGCAGCTTTGGATTCAATCACTTCTAACTGGGAAAATGGATTTATCAGAGGTAATTTTGGTGCATATGAAAGAGCCAGAAATCCTGAAATCAGAAAAATATGGCAGAAGCAGATGGATGATATAGTGAGCGAGATGTATGAGTTAGCTCAGCCAAAGCTTCATAAAATTGAATTGATTAGAGTAAATTAA
- a CDS encoding glycoside hydrolase family 130 protein has translation MTNYLINRVTGGITLLLIVCFNACTNSVEKSALPKWVIGPFERPENVNPIITPDSTTFYCELSGGAIPWENGDTFNPAATVFNDTICVLYRAEDQSGQGIGQRTSRIGLAKSADGITINEKLKSPVLYPANDNQSELEWPGGCEDPRVAVTSDGTYVMLYTQWNRKQARLAVAHSKDLIHWEKFGPAFREAYNGKFADRFSKSASIVTQVENGQMVITKVNDKYLMYWGEKNIFAATSSDLINWYPVVDENLDLIPLASPRKGYFDSELTECGPPSVLTNDGIVLIYNGKNKAGLEGDTTYTSNAYCAGQILFDKKEPYKVIDRLDSPFLIPQESFEKSGQYPAGTVFVEGLVYKNQKWFLYYGCADSRVAVAVYDENKK, from the coding sequence ATGACTAACTACTTAATAAATAGAGTTACAGGAGGCATAACTTTACTACTTATTGTCTGTTTTAATGCCTGCACAAATTCAGTTGAAAAATCGGCCTTACCCAAATGGGTAATAGGTCCTTTTGAACGACCTGAAAATGTGAATCCTATCATAACACCTGACAGTACTACTTTTTATTGCGAGTTATCAGGAGGTGCTATTCCTTGGGAAAATGGGGATACATTCAACCCTGCTGCCACTGTTTTTAATGATACAATTTGTGTTTTATACAGAGCTGAAGATCAATCTGGTCAGGGGATCGGACAAAGAACATCGCGCATTGGTCTTGCAAAAAGTGCTGATGGTATTACCATAAACGAAAAATTAAAAAGTCCTGTTTTATACCCTGCCAATGATAATCAATCGGAATTGGAGTGGCCCGGTGGTTGCGAAGATCCCAGAGTAGCTGTTACTTCTGATGGCACTTATGTGATGTTGTATACACAATGGAACCGGAAACAGGCCCGTTTGGCTGTGGCTCATTCAAAAGATCTAATTCATTGGGAAAAATTTGGCCCGGCTTTTCGCGAAGCATACAATGGTAAATTTGCAGATCGCTTTAGTAAGTCGGCTTCCATTGTAACCCAGGTTGAAAATGGTCAGATGGTTATTACGAAAGTAAATGATAAATACCTGATGTATTGGGGTGAAAAAAATATTTTTGCTGCCACATCATCAGACTTAATCAATTGGTATCCTGTTGTGGATGAAAATTTAGATCTGATACCGTTGGCATCACCCCGAAAAGGTTATTTCGATAGTGAATTAACAGAGTGTGGGCCTCCATCTGTTCTAACTAACGATGGGATTGTACTAATCTATAATGGTAAAAATAAAGCCGGTTTGGAAGGTGATACTACTTATACTTCCAATGCCTATTGTGCTGGTCAGATCTTATTTGATAAAAAGGAACCTTATAAAGTAATTGACAGGTTGGATTCACCATTTCTTATCCCTCAGGAATCATTTGAGAAGAGTGGACAATATCCGGCTGGAACTGTTTTTGTTGAAGGTCTGGTTTATAAGAATCAGAAATGGTTTTTGTATTATGGATGCGCCGATTCGCGAGTTGCTGTTGCAGTTTATGATGAAAACAAAAAATAA
- a CDS encoding DUF4961 domain-containing protein: protein MKVLRYHKRFWISCILPFVLTMCMTIENITHPDNALVNSEIEIKVDVKLTPINSDQTKLIFAVLAPVSWNIADNANLTFTTNGYSAGDVMDESMILVSDSEMEPATKMSWSTSLENVIGFMGNLGPVEWVVFESASTFSINNNVDNLISASVKIKLTTGNDNIKLLMGYFFCGKSHGLDNSFYTSNAKSKVLRVTGGTNELIDYTSDVQATEGELPDYSVFTVGNVFSNYYMEVEGDILFNEKFKDYAKIDQHDTSLDYENLPDKWFRWYFIYKETIGEVKYYQIMNAMSGKFLSGPGSQLLQYSIMDESQKDIQLWQITEVSNGSYKIINKANGLALTANSNSIGGSITQTTYSGSEQQQWELFPYDLCSYRDDEVVRFFERNDKSSGSTAFDQGSSIPLSDGSILWITQDSWDGWELTANNMFYSNYFFNYGNSMFIQPSKDNWNPDVAYNITRENSLQNKPRQICDIQPGQSFAWPSNGVELNNKVYLICGEGNDLSAEGQSLYELWPKQDGSLVWNVVRHLIPTISDYKSITYAAGMVHAEDGYVYVFGTSVIINAYSLYVARFSEDDPLNTWTFWNGSAWSANPPSNENELNAARIFEGQGASVAVSYVNGKYVVLSLDQGFWETEDHKIRTAISDEPNANYTSQIPVYDICENIYGTQAKYYTPNIHPVFDNGRNELLVTYSLNYSANQDQDISCNEYGEKIVDGNVITKGDYIDPYFYRVKGVRVPYSAIGIPENDIPSSIQALQDVNSETEIFPNPVVDELYIKSTSLLVESFYDIFDLSGRIVNSGKIENNRINVSTLSEGVYVLIIKGSENSTHKFIKIHH, encoded by the coding sequence ATGAAAGTTTTAAGATATCATAAAAGATTCTGGATCAGTTGCATTCTACCGTTTGTGCTAACGATGTGTATGACCATTGAAAACATTACGCATCCTGATAATGCATTGGTTAATAGTGAAATTGAAATAAAAGTAGATGTAAAGCTGACGCCAATCAACAGTGATCAGACAAAACTGATTTTTGCTGTTTTGGCTCCCGTTAGCTGGAATATAGCAGATAATGCCAATTTAACATTTACAACTAATGGTTATTCGGCTGGTGATGTAATGGATGAATCAATGATATTGGTATCAGATTCTGAAATGGAACCTGCAACTAAAATGTCTTGGTCAACTTCATTGGAAAATGTAATTGGTTTTATGGGCAATCTGGGACCGGTCGAATGGGTTGTGTTTGAATCTGCTTCAACCTTCAGTATCAATAATAATGTTGATAATCTGATTTCAGCCAGTGTAAAAATAAAACTCACTACTGGTAACGACAATATCAAGCTTTTGATGGGATATTTTTTCTGTGGTAAGAGCCATGGATTGGATAATTCATTTTACACATCGAATGCAAAATCTAAGGTATTGAGGGTTACTGGTGGTACAAATGAATTAATCGATTACACCTCTGATGTTCAAGCAACAGAAGGAGAGTTGCCGGATTACAGTGTATTTACAGTCGGAAATGTATTTAGTAATTATTACATGGAAGTTGAAGGAGATATCCTGTTCAATGAGAAATTTAAAGATTATGCAAAAATAGACCAGCATGATACTTCACTGGACTATGAAAACCTGCCTGATAAATGGTTTAGATGGTATTTTATTTATAAAGAAACGATAGGCGAAGTAAAGTATTATCAGATTATGAATGCCATGAGTGGAAAGTTCCTAAGCGGACCGGGTTCTCAACTGCTTCAATATTCAATCATGGATGAGTCGCAAAAGGATATTCAACTGTGGCAGATTACCGAAGTTTCTAATGGAAGTTATAAGATTATCAATAAAGCAAACGGACTGGCCTTAACTGCTAACAGTAATAGTATAGGTGGTTCAATAACTCAAACTACATATTCAGGTTCAGAACAACAACAATGGGAATTGTTTCCGTATGATTTGTGTTCATATCGTGACGATGAGGTAGTTCGTTTTTTTGAACGGAATGATAAGAGTTCTGGATCAACTGCATTTGACCAGGGTTCAAGTATTCCGTTATCAGACGGAAGTATTCTGTGGATAACTCAGGATTCATGGGACGGATGGGAGCTAACAGCCAATAACATGTTTTACAGTAATTATTTTTTTAATTATGGAAATTCAATGTTTATTCAGCCAAGCAAGGATAACTGGAATCCGGATGTAGCATATAACATAACACGAGAAAATAGTTTGCAGAATAAACCCCGGCAGATATGTGATATCCAGCCTGGACAATCATTTGCATGGCCATCCAATGGAGTTGAGTTAAATAATAAGGTATATCTTATTTGCGGTGAAGGAAACGATTTATCAGCCGAAGGACAATCATTATATGAGTTATGGCCTAAACAGGATGGAAGCCTGGTGTGGAATGTAGTTCGGCATTTAATTCCAACAATAAGTGATTATAAAAGTATTACGTATGCGGCAGGAATGGTTCATGCGGAGGATGGTTATGTCTATGTTTTTGGGACAAGTGTTATTATTAATGCTTATAGTTTATATGTGGCAAGATTTTCAGAAGATGATCCACTAAACACCTGGACTTTCTGGAATGGTTCCGCATGGTCAGCTAACCCTCCCTCCAATGAAAATGAATTAAATGCAGCAAGGATTTTCGAAGGACAGGGTGCATCCGTAGCTGTCTCATATGTAAATGGTAAATATGTCGTTCTTTCACTGGATCAGGGATTCTGGGAAACTGAAGATCATAAAATACGGACAGCCATTTCTGATGAGCCCAACGCTAACTATACTTCCCAGATACCGGTTTATGATATTTGTGAGAATATTTACGGAACACAGGCAAAATACTATACCCCAAATATTCATCCTGTTTTTGATAATGGTAGAAATGAACTGCTGGTTACATATAGCTTGAATTATTCTGCTAACCAGGATCAGGATATTTCCTGCAATGAATATGGAGAAAAGATTGTTGATGGTAATGTGATTACGAAAGGAGATTATATCGATCCTTACTTCTATCGGGTGAAAGGTGTGAGGGTTCCTTATTCGGCAATCGGCATTCCGGAAAATGATATTCCTTCCAGTATCCAAGCGTTACAGGATGTTAATTCAGAAACAGAGATATTTCCAAATCCGGTTGTTGATGAACTATATATTAAGTCAACTTCACTATTAGTTGAATCATTTTACGACATATTTGATTTGAGTGGAAGAATCGTGAACTCAGGTAAAATTGAAAATAACAGAATCAATGTAAGTACGCTTAGTGAGGGTGTTTATGTTTTGATAATCAAGGGATCTGAAAATAGTACGCATAAATTTATAAAGATACATCATTAG